The proteins below are encoded in one region of Colletotrichum lupini chromosome 5, complete sequence:
- a CDS encoding branched-chain amino acid aminotransferase: MAPGTISPGLHHGNQDIDLTSSAIEHKLEAIPNGKASNGTKPAYQELDASKLIYNRTQNPRAVPDPASANAGSETIATDHMVAATWKVGTGWSTPELKPYGPISLMPTASVLHYATECFEGLKVFRGFDGKLRLFRPDRNCERMLMSSTRIALPSFPPAELEKLIIALMAVDGPKWLPRERPGSFLYLRPTMIGTQPQLGVQAPSEAMLYIICTYMPVMDSPVGGMKLHTSPEDMVRAWVGGFGYAKVGANYGPSLLATVEARSRGFGQILWLYGQEQYCTEAGASNFFVVWKNKETGRTEIITAPLDDRLILDGVTRRSVLQLARERLGDSVDIVERRYTIDEVIQAHEEGRIVESFAAGTAFFICPISLIHHRGKDANMGMGGEGVGGEYTLQIKKWMKDIMYGGEQHEWGVVVQEEQ, translated from the exons ATGGCTCCCGGCACCATCTCTCCCGGTCTGCACCATGGCAACCAGGACATCGATCTGACATCGTCCGCCATCGAGCATAAGCTCGAGGCCATTCCCAATGGCAAGGCTTCCAACGGCACCAAGCCCGCCTACCAGGAGCTCGACGCCTCCAAGCTCATTTACAACCGTACCCAGAACCCGCGTGCCGTCCCCGATCCTGCCTCCGCCAACGCTGGCTCCGAGACCATCGCCACCGACCACATGGTCGCTGCCACCTGGAAGGTCGGCACTGGCTGGTCCACCCCGGAGCTGAAGCCCTACGGCCCCATCTCCCTCATGCCGACTGCCTCCGTCCTGCACTACGCCACCGAATGCTTCGAGGGTCTCAAGGTCTTCCGCGGCTTTGACGGCAAGCTTCGCCTGTTCCGCCCCGACCGCAACTGCGAGCGCATGCTCATGTCCTCCACCCGCATCGCCCTGCCCTCCTTCCCTCCCGCCGAACTCGAGAAGCTCATCATCGCCCTCATGGCCGTCGACGGCCCCAAGTGGCTGCCTCGCGAGCGTCCCGGATCCTTCCTCTACCTCCGCCCTACTATGATCGGAACTCAGCCCCAGCTCGGCGTTCAGGCACCTTCCGAGGCCATGCTCTACATCATCTGCACCTATATGCCTGTCATGGACTCTCCCGTCGGCGGCATGAAGCTCCACACGAGTCCCGAGGATATGGTTCGCGCCTGGGTTGGTGGATTCGGCTACGCCAAGGTCGGTGCCAACTACGGCCCTTCTCTGCTGGCTACTGTCGAGGCCCGCAGCCGTGGGTTCGGCCAGATTCTCTGGCTGTACGGACAGGAGCAGTACTGCACCGAGGCCGGTGCCAGCAACTTCTTTGTTGTGTGGAAGAACAAGGAGACCGGCAGGACGGAGATCATTACCGCGCCTCTCGACGACAGATTGATTCTCGACGGTGTCACGAGACGCAGCGTTCTCCAGCTCGCCCGCGAGCGCCTCGGCGACAGCGTCGACATTGTTGAGCGCAGATACACCATCGATGAGGTCATTCAGGCTCACGAGGAGGGCCGCATCGTCGAGTCCTTTGCCGCCGGTACTGCT TTCTTCATCTGCCCCATCTCCCTGATTCACCACCGTGGCAAGGATGCCAACATGGGCATGGGCGGCGAAGGCGTCGGTGGCGAGTACACCCTCCAGATCAAGAAGTGGATGAAGGACATCATGTACGGTGGCGAGCAGCACGAGTGGGGCGTCGTCGTCCAGGAGGAGCAGTAG